The following proteins come from a genomic window of Pyxidicoccus sp. MSG2:
- a CDS encoding FHA domain-containing protein: MLKLIIEDDEGRKTVVPFVRDEITIGRQEGNTIRLTERNVSRRHARLVRLNGHVVVEDLGSYNGTRINGERIAGQSPLKEGDLIQIGDYDLALQTAEGAASASGPITTKVPSALRKTEPALEPMGAQEQDEPEEEDDASASPGAEDDTDGDEHDHTPPSSAEARRHSTSIIRLDQVEADRPRKVMDVAAEDAPRLLVLTPDELKGQEFACIRTELRIGRTDDNDITLDHRSLSRTHAKLVREDGGEWRVIDMQSANGLTVNGESYAQATLGSGDIIELGHVKLRFLNSGDAADDLPSGAGGSRSKLPLVAGLVAVLLGVTAAGVYFMRSQPSGPPVPPMSKQGTDPEPPTAERPTPGTEPDTAAKPPETPPETPPEPTGPSLEERLSQAQKFIDAHEFEKAEDYLSNAKDAQGRRPAKAEELLDLARAEQLMEQRLATARTALAGGKLAEAETALTESSGTQLFATEHEKLLEQLGDARKKEAAAAAAAATPPAATPTNTVPEPEVVKPESAPSVDKLIVDIRALLKLQQEAKYREALRLAKECAQLAPTNADCHLLLGIVEARLGHIETGATHYRRFLELAPENHKMRAGVLKTLGDYEAAKQLQQKNPGG, from the coding sequence GTGCTGAAGCTCATCATCGAAGACGACGAAGGGCGCAAGACCGTTGTTCCCTTCGTGCGTGACGAGATCACCATTGGCCGTCAGGAGGGAAACACCATCCGCCTGACGGAACGCAATGTGTCCCGTCGTCACGCACGATTGGTACGACTGAATGGCCACGTCGTGGTGGAAGACCTGGGGAGCTATAACGGCACCCGGATCAACGGAGAGCGGATCGCGGGTCAGTCGCCCCTGAAAGAGGGCGACCTGATCCAGATCGGCGACTACGACCTGGCCCTGCAGACCGCCGAAGGCGCTGCCAGTGCGTCAGGCCCCATCACGACCAAGGTGCCTTCCGCGCTCCGCAAGACGGAGCCCGCGCTCGAACCCATGGGCGCGCAGGAGCAGGACGAGCCAGAGGAGGAAGACGACGCCTCCGCCTCGCCCGGCGCCGAGGACGACACGGACGGGGACGAGCACGACCACACCCCGCCCTCCTCCGCCGAGGCGCGCCGGCACTCCACCTCCATCATCCGGTTGGATCAGGTGGAGGCGGACCGCCCCCGCAAGGTGATGGACGTGGCCGCCGAGGACGCGCCGCGCCTGCTGGTGCTGACCCCGGATGAGCTCAAGGGGCAGGAGTTCGCCTGCATCCGCACCGAGCTGCGCATCGGACGTACCGACGACAACGACATCACCCTGGATCATCGCTCGCTGTCGCGCACGCACGCCAAGCTGGTGCGCGAAGACGGCGGTGAGTGGCGCGTCATCGACATGCAGTCCGCCAACGGGCTGACGGTCAATGGCGAGAGCTACGCCCAGGCCACGCTCGGCTCCGGCGACATCATCGAGCTGGGGCACGTGAAGCTGCGCTTCCTCAACTCCGGCGACGCCGCGGACGACCTGCCCTCCGGCGCGGGCGGCTCGCGCTCGAAGCTGCCGCTGGTGGCGGGGCTCGTCGCCGTGCTGCTGGGCGTCACGGCCGCGGGCGTCTACTTCATGCGCTCGCAGCCCTCGGGCCCCCCCGTGCCGCCCATGTCGAAGCAGGGGACGGACCCGGAGCCGCCCACGGCGGAGCGACCGACTCCCGGCACCGAGCCGGACACCGCCGCGAAGCCCCCGGAGACGCCTCCCGAGACGCCTCCCGAGCCGACGGGGCCCTCGCTCGAGGAGCGGCTGTCCCAGGCCCAGAAGTTCATCGACGCCCACGAGTTCGAGAAGGCCGAGGACTACCTCTCCAACGCCAAGGACGCGCAGGGCCGGCGGCCTGCCAAGGCGGAGGAGCTGCTGGACCTGGCCCGCGCGGAGCAGCTGATGGAGCAGCGCCTGGCCACCGCCCGCACCGCGCTGGCGGGCGGCAAGCTCGCCGAGGCCGAGACGGCGCTGACCGAGAGCTCCGGCACCCAGCTCTTCGCGACCGAGCATGAGAAGCTGCTGGAGCAATTGGGCGACGCCCGCAAGAAGGAGGCCGCCGCGGCCGCGGCTGCGGCGACTCCGCCCGCAGCCACGCCCACCAACACCGTCCCCGAGCCCGAAGTCGTGAAGCCGGAGTCCGCGCCCTCGGTGGACAAGCTCATCGTCGACATCCGCGCCCTGCTGAAGTTGCAGCAGGAGGCGAAGTACCGGGAAGCCCTGCGACTCGCCAAGGAGTGCGCCCAGCTCGCGCCCACCAACGCCGACTGCCACCTGCTCCTCGGCATCGTGGAAGCCCGTCTGGGCCACATCGAGACGGGTGCGACCCACTACCGCCGGTTCCTCGAGCTGGCTCCAGAGAACCACAAGATGCGCGCTGGCGTTCTCAAGACGCTTGGCGACTACGAAGCGGCGAAGCAGCTGCAACAGAAGAATCCGGGAGGCTGA
- a CDS encoding acetyl-CoA carboxylase biotin carboxylase subunit: MFQKLLIANRGEIARRIGMVARGMGLKTVAVYSDADAELPFVKEADEAVRIGPAPAKDSYLNTAAILEAAKQTGAQAVHPGYGFLSENGEFAQACADAGLTFVGPPPAAMARMKDKSQARKLVAAAGVPVVPGSDGVVPDVAGALAAAERIGYPVLCKAASGGGGIGMAVAKDPAELEKVFRQCTDRAKAAFGKEGVYLERYFPAPRHIEVQILGDHHGHLIHGLERECSIQRRHQKVVEEAPSVLFADGKNAALAQTLFTAAVTAAKTFGYANAGTVEFLYSDGQVYFIEMNARLQVEHPVTELTTGLDLIGWQLRIAAGERLTVQQEDVKRRGAALEFRIYAEDPVKFFPSPGPLKVFQPPTGEGVRLDSGYGEGNTVTPNYDPMIAKLIISGDTRAQAIERSIAALQGFRIEGIKTNIPLHLRIVQDAAFRAGELDTHFLEHHAKPA; this comes from the coding sequence ATGTTCCAGAAGCTGCTCATCGCCAACCGGGGAGAGATTGCCCGCCGCATCGGCATGGTGGCTCGGGGGATGGGGCTCAAGACTGTCGCCGTCTACTCGGACGCGGACGCGGAGCTGCCCTTCGTGAAGGAAGCGGACGAGGCCGTTCGCATCGGCCCCGCCCCGGCCAAGGACAGCTACCTCAACACCGCCGCGATTCTCGAGGCCGCGAAGCAGACGGGCGCCCAGGCCGTGCACCCCGGCTATGGCTTCCTGTCCGAAAACGGAGAGTTCGCCCAGGCCTGCGCTGACGCCGGGCTCACCTTCGTGGGCCCGCCTCCGGCGGCCATGGCGCGGATGAAGGACAAGAGCCAGGCCCGCAAGCTGGTGGCCGCGGCGGGCGTCCCGGTGGTGCCCGGCAGCGACGGCGTGGTGCCGGACGTGGCGGGCGCGCTGGCGGCGGCCGAACGCATCGGCTACCCCGTGCTGTGCAAGGCCGCCAGCGGCGGCGGCGGCATCGGCATGGCGGTGGCGAAGGACCCCGCGGAGCTGGAGAAGGTCTTCCGCCAGTGCACGGACCGGGCGAAGGCCGCCTTCGGCAAGGAAGGCGTCTACCTGGAGCGCTACTTCCCGGCGCCCCGCCACATCGAGGTCCAGATTCTGGGGGACCACCACGGCCACCTCATCCACGGCCTGGAGCGCGAGTGCTCCATCCAGCGCCGGCACCAGAAGGTGGTGGAGGAGGCCCCCTCCGTGCTGTTCGCGGACGGGAAGAACGCGGCCCTGGCGCAGACGCTGTTCACCGCGGCCGTCACCGCGGCGAAGACGTTCGGCTACGCCAACGCCGGCACGGTGGAGTTCCTCTACTCGGACGGGCAGGTCTACTTCATCGAGATGAACGCCCGCCTCCAGGTGGAGCACCCGGTGACGGAGCTCACCACGGGGCTGGACCTCATCGGCTGGCAGCTGCGCATCGCCGCGGGCGAGCGCCTCACGGTGCAGCAGGAGGACGTGAAGCGGCGCGGGGCGGCGCTGGAGTTCCGCATCTACGCCGAGGACCCGGTGAAGTTCTTCCCCTCGCCGGGGCCCCTCAAGGTCTTCCAGCCCCCCACGGGCGAGGGCGTCCGGCTGGACTCGGGCTATGGCGAGGGCAACACCGTCACGCCGAACTACGACCCGATGATTGCCAAGCTCATCATCAGCGGTGACACGCGCGCGCAGGCGATTGAGCGCTCCATCGCGGCGCTGCAGGGCTTCCGCATCGAAGGCATCAAGACGAACATCCCGCTCCACCTGCGCATCGTGCAGGATGCGGCCTTCCGGGCCGGCGAGCTGGACACGCACTTCCTGGAGCACCACGCGAAGCCGGCGTAG
- a CDS encoding response regulator translates to MQIRILVVDDEQDNCDYLKLVLTREGYEVVTTTDPTQTVEILRGSDFHLVILDMMMPQMSGTEVLEQIRKYDTDVAVIVATAYPTVDTAVASLKAQASDYVKKPMEPEQFITAVRNALQKKGLSQDPEADLHRAIGRTIRDARKTQELTLKQLARRTGLSVSLLSQIERAESSASISSLYKIASALQLRMGELFGDT, encoded by the coding sequence GTGCAGATTCGCATCCTGGTGGTTGATGACGAGCAGGACAACTGCGACTACCTCAAGCTGGTGCTGACCCGCGAAGGTTACGAGGTCGTCACCACGACGGACCCCACGCAGACCGTGGAGATCCTCCGCGGCTCGGATTTCCACCTGGTCATCCTGGACATGATGATGCCCCAGATGTCCGGGACCGAGGTGTTGGAGCAGATTCGCAAGTACGACACGGACGTCGCCGTGATTGTCGCCACCGCGTATCCCACGGTGGACACGGCCGTCGCCTCGCTGAAGGCCCAGGCTTCCGACTACGTGAAGAAGCCGATGGAGCCGGAGCAGTTCATCACCGCGGTCCGCAACGCCCTCCAGAAGAAGGGCCTGTCCCAGGACCCGGAGGCGGACCTTCACCGCGCCATCGGCCGCACCATCCGCGACGCGCGCAAGACGCAGGAGCTCACGCTCAAGCAGCTCGCGCGGCGCACCGGTCTGTCCGTGTCGCTGCTGTCCCAGATCGAGCGCGCGGAATCCTCCGCGTCCATCTCCTCGCTGTACAAGATTGCCTCTGCGCTCCAGCTGCGCATGGGCGAGCTGTTCGGCGACACCTGA
- a CDS encoding RNA ligase (ATP) translates to MERKLVSIQCIDHLEPIPGADNILKARVMGWDVVVRKGEFAPGDACVFFEIDSLLPEGQPWAEFLRPRGFRVKTARLRGVLSQGLALPTSILSGEAPAQGTDVRDALGVVKFEPALPDTREVAGPFPGQVPRTDEIRLQSALGVLDELRGHDFFVTTKLDGSSATFFRPLEGELVACSRNWALRRGANPVWTVAAKYALDTVLPPGFAVQGELCGPGIQKNRLGLTEAELFIFSVHDTRTGRFLGHAEFIAFCAEHGLRTVPVEHVITGEAARTFEHDLEHYLKLAQGFYPGTKNRKEGIVVRPLVERPSPTLGGGRLSFKIINNDFLLKDED, encoded by the coding sequence ATGGAGAGAAAGCTCGTCTCGATTCAGTGCATCGACCACCTGGAGCCCATTCCCGGAGCCGACAACATCCTGAAGGCGCGGGTGATGGGCTGGGACGTGGTGGTGAGGAAGGGCGAGTTCGCCCCGGGTGACGCGTGCGTCTTCTTCGAAATCGACAGCCTGTTGCCGGAGGGCCAGCCGTGGGCGGAGTTCCTGCGGCCGAGGGGCTTCCGGGTGAAGACGGCGCGCCTGAGGGGCGTGCTGTCGCAGGGGCTCGCGCTGCCCACGTCCATCCTCTCCGGCGAGGCACCGGCGCAGGGGACGGACGTGCGCGACGCGCTCGGCGTCGTGAAGTTCGAGCCGGCGCTGCCCGACACCCGAGAGGTCGCCGGGCCCTTCCCGGGCCAGGTGCCGAGGACGGATGAAATCCGCCTCCAGTCCGCGCTGGGCGTCCTGGACGAGCTGCGCGGCCACGACTTCTTCGTGACGACGAAGCTGGACGGCTCGTCGGCGACGTTCTTCCGTCCGCTGGAGGGCGAGCTGGTGGCGTGCTCGCGCAACTGGGCGCTGCGGCGCGGGGCGAACCCGGTGTGGACGGTGGCCGCGAAGTACGCGCTCGACACCGTACTGCCCCCGGGCTTCGCGGTGCAGGGAGAGCTGTGCGGCCCCGGCATCCAGAAGAACCGCCTGGGCCTCACGGAGGCGGAGCTGTTCATCTTCAGCGTCCACGACACGCGGACGGGCCGCTTCCTGGGCCACGCGGAGTTCATCGCCTTCTGCGCGGAGCACGGGCTGCGCACCGTGCCGGTGGAGCACGTCATCACCGGCGAGGCGGCGCGGACGTTCGAGCATGACCTGGAGCACTACCTGAAGCTCGCCCAGGGCTTCTACCCGGGCACGAAGAACCGCAAGGAGGGCATCGTGGTGAGGCCCCTCGTCGAGCGGCCCTCCCCCACGCTGGGCGGCGGCAGGCTGTCGTTCAAGATCATCAACAACGACTTCCTGCTCAAGGACGAGGACTGA
- the ftsZ gene encoding cell division protein FtsZ, giving the protein MDQFDQNKQAAKIRVVGAGGAGCNAVNTMILSKLDRVDFIAANTDVQALAASKAPTRLQLGQTLTKGLGAGANPEMGREAALESRDQIAAVLEGADMVFVTAGMGGGTGTGAAPIIADIAKSLGCLTVGVVTKPFLFEGNKRRKQAEQGIVELKAAVDTLITIPNQRLLSLSNEPMPLLETFKRADEVLLNAVQGISDLIQYHGYINVDFADVKTIMSDKGLALMGTGHSSGDKRALTAMQQAISSPLLEDVSIDGATGLLINITGGRDMTLQEVNEALTLVHDAADSEAEIIFGSLIDDQIQDEVKITIIATGFVHRDAPKVRAAPTVVQVPLSRPAPSVLATTREEVASLVPTKGSAPRPLPAVESGKAMSTRTSVVKEAALPLDEDQFDIPTFLRRQGQTELP; this is encoded by the coding sequence ATGGATCAGTTCGATCAGAACAAGCAGGCCGCCAAGATTCGGGTCGTGGGGGCAGGTGGGGCCGGCTGCAACGCGGTCAACACGATGATTCTGTCGAAGCTCGACCGGGTCGACTTCATCGCCGCCAACACCGATGTGCAGGCGCTCGCGGCGAGCAAGGCTCCCACGCGTCTCCAGCTCGGCCAGACGCTGACGAAGGGCCTGGGCGCGGGTGCCAACCCGGAGATGGGCCGCGAGGCCGCCCTGGAGTCGAGGGACCAGATTGCCGCGGTGCTCGAGGGCGCCGACATGGTGTTCGTCACCGCCGGCATGGGCGGCGGCACCGGCACGGGCGCCGCGCCCATCATCGCGGACATCGCCAAGAGCCTGGGCTGCCTCACGGTGGGCGTCGTCACCAAGCCCTTCCTCTTCGAGGGCAACAAGCGCCGCAAGCAGGCCGAGCAGGGCATCGTGGAGCTGAAGGCCGCGGTGGACACCCTCATCACCATTCCGAACCAGCGCCTGCTGTCGCTCTCCAACGAGCCGATGCCGCTCCTGGAGACCTTCAAGCGCGCGGACGAGGTCCTCCTGAATGCCGTGCAGGGCATCAGCGACCTCATCCAGTACCACGGCTACATCAACGTGGACTTCGCGGACGTGAAGACCATCATGAGCGACAAGGGCCTGGCGCTCATGGGCACCGGCCACTCGTCCGGTGACAAGCGCGCGCTCACCGCCATGCAGCAGGCCATCTCCAGCCCGCTGCTGGAGGACGTGTCCATCGACGGCGCCACCGGCCTGCTCATCAACATCACCGGCGGCCGCGACATGACCCTGCAGGAGGTCAACGAGGCGCTGACGCTGGTGCACGACGCGGCCGACAGCGAGGCGGAAATCATCTTCGGCTCGCTCATCGACGACCAGATTCAGGACGAGGTGAAGATCACCATCATCGCCACCGGCTTCGTCCACCGGGACGCGCCCAAGGTTCGCGCGGCGCCGACGGTGGTGCAGGTACCGCTGTCCCGCCCGGCCCCGTCCGTGCTCGCCACCACGCGCGAGGAAGTGGCCAGCCTGGTGCCCACCAAGGGCAGCGCGCCCCGGCCCCTGCCCGCCGTGGAGAGCGGCAAGGCCATGAGCACGCGCACCTCGGTGGTGAAGGAAGCCGCGCTGCCGCTGGACGAGGACCAGTTCGACATCCCCACCTTCCTCCGGCGCCAGGGCCAGACGGAGCTGCCGTAG
- a CDS encoding rhomboid family intramembrane serine protease, which yields MSIGQSAVTGWPWVTLALAVVLGGVHALLALAGPVDVDALVRWGAKAGPLVVEAGQPWRLVTANFLHRDWPHLGLNLLVLVAAGVALERVCRRRDYAALLVAAGLITMAGSLGWSGAVSVGASGLVYACVGALLVLSRRYRGRLAKSRWMSGESALPTVLVFLWMGWTSVGVDNAGHLGGLLTGLLVGAFLEPRGLSRGHARPVGLVVVAGVVAALVVGERSGWRLERDDTFGVSVLLPEGWRGEEDGQGRRSFSNGLPGLGRATFSAEVIEVGEPGDGAVQARHFQEETLVPGVPGPEGRTLKVAGPVPTRVGGRDARRVCAELEGPGGGTYLLAFFVPRGEWVYRLVFTWPAAYPAYEAVVDRMVAELRFGEPALLREARARALLVPGAPGPLRVLGGELRRWGQAEAAVAPLADAVRLAPSHVETRVELARALFETGRVDEGCHAAAEARVYGPSDTGVLEAGVRCELARGDVARALERLEEARRLDPRDARLRAAEVSLRAVLEAPARP from the coding sequence TTGTCCATCGGTCAGTCGGCCGTGACGGGGTGGCCCTGGGTCACATTGGCCCTCGCGGTGGTGCTGGGGGGGGTGCACGCGCTGCTGGCGCTCGCCGGGCCGGTGGACGTGGACGCCCTGGTGCGGTGGGGAGCCAAGGCGGGGCCGCTGGTGGTGGAGGCAGGTCAGCCGTGGCGGCTGGTGACAGCCAACTTCCTGCACCGGGACTGGCCGCACCTGGGTCTCAACCTGCTGGTGCTGGTGGCGGCCGGTGTGGCGCTGGAGCGGGTGTGCCGGCGCCGTGACTACGCCGCCCTGCTGGTGGCCGCGGGGCTGATCACCATGGCGGGCTCGCTGGGGTGGTCGGGTGCGGTGAGCGTGGGGGCCTCCGGGCTCGTCTACGCGTGCGTGGGCGCGCTGCTGGTGCTGAGCCGGCGCTACCGGGGGCGGCTCGCGAAATCGCGGTGGATGTCCGGGGAGAGCGCGCTGCCCACGGTGCTGGTCTTCCTCTGGATGGGCTGGACGTCGGTGGGCGTGGACAACGCCGGTCACCTGGGCGGGCTGCTCACCGGGCTGCTCGTGGGCGCCTTCCTGGAGCCCCGGGGGCTCAGCAGGGGGCACGCCCGGCCGGTGGGGCTCGTCGTGGTGGCGGGCGTGGTGGCGGCGCTGGTGGTGGGGGAGCGCTCTGGTTGGCGGCTGGAGCGCGACGACACCTTCGGCGTGTCGGTGCTGCTGCCAGAGGGCTGGCGTGGCGAGGAGGACGGGCAGGGGAGACGCTCCTTCTCCAATGGGCTTCCGGGCCTGGGGCGGGCCACCTTCTCCGCGGAGGTCATCGAGGTCGGCGAGCCTGGGGACGGCGCGGTGCAGGCGCGGCACTTCCAGGAGGAGACGCTGGTGCCCGGCGTGCCGGGGCCCGAGGGGCGGACGCTGAAGGTGGCGGGGCCCGTGCCGACACGGGTGGGCGGCAGGGACGCGCGGAGGGTGTGCGCGGAGCTGGAGGGGCCGGGCGGGGGCACGTACCTCCTGGCCTTCTTCGTTCCGCGCGGCGAGTGGGTGTACCGGCTCGTCTTCACCTGGCCCGCGGCGTACCCGGCCTATGAGGCGGTGGTGGACCGGATGGTGGCGGAGCTGCGCTTCGGCGAGCCCGCGCTGCTGCGCGAGGCCCGGGCCCGGGCTCTGCTGGTGCCGGGAGCGCCGGGGCCGCTGCGAGTGCTGGGAGGCGAGCTGCGCCGCTGGGGACAGGCCGAGGCCGCCGTGGCGCCGCTGGCGGACGCGGTTCGCCTGGCGCCCTCGCACGTGGAGACGCGGGTGGAGCTGGCGCGGGCGCTCTTCGAGACGGGACGGGTGGATGAGGGCTGCCACGCCGCCGCGGAGGCGCGGGTGTATGGGCCCTCGGACACGGGGGTGCTGGAGGCCGGCGTGCGCTGCGAACTGGCGCGCGGCGACGTGGCGCGCGCGCTGGAGCGACTGGAGGAAGCGCGTCGACTGGACCCGAGGGACGCGCGGCTGCGCGCCGCGGAGGTGTCGCTGCGGGCCGTGCTGGAAGCTCCGGCCCGTCCGTGA
- a CDS encoding biotin/lipoyl-binding carrier protein yields the protein MADVAAHITGTVWKIEVKVGQQVKAGDTLVILESMKMEMPVEAEEGGTVKEIRCKESQSVNEGDVLVVLG from the coding sequence ATGGCGGACGTCGCGGCGCACATCACCGGTACGGTGTGGAAGATCGAGGTGAAGGTCGGCCAGCAGGTCAAGGCGGGCGACACGCTCGTCATCCTCGAGTCCATGAAGATGGAGATGCCGGTGGAGGCGGAGGAGGGCGGCACGGTGAAGGAGATTCGCTGCAAGGAGTCTCAGTCCGTCAACGAGGGCGATGTCCTCGTGGTGCTCGGCTAG
- a CDS encoding enoyl-CoA hydratase/isomerase family protein, whose translation MGPSSEPSLHVEDREGGIRVLTLSHPARRNALNDALLARLDAALEPAPHVRALLVCGAGGTFCSGYDLTRLGPPGEDGLLPDDPLVACLLKLERHPVPSVALVQGAAVGAGFDLAASCDFRIGTPDAVFLMPPARLGIVYSPEGLARAARLVGFSRAKQLFLTARKLDAREALAWGLLDECLEPTDAEARALALCATLAGHAPLAVSGMKESFGRLARAPLEDTDLARLRELRAAAFGSEDAKEGRAAFLEKRPPRFTGR comes from the coding sequence GTGGGGCCTTCGTCGGAGCCGTCGCTCCACGTGGAGGACCGTGAGGGCGGCATCCGCGTCCTCACGCTGTCCCACCCGGCCCGGCGCAACGCACTCAACGACGCGCTGCTGGCCCGACTGGACGCGGCGCTGGAGCCGGCCCCGCACGTCCGCGCCCTGCTGGTGTGCGGCGCGGGCGGCACCTTCTGCTCCGGCTACGACTTGACGCGCCTGGGCCCGCCCGGTGAGGACGGCCTTCTGCCGGATGACCCGCTGGTGGCGTGCCTCCTCAAGCTGGAGCGGCACCCGGTGCCCAGCGTGGCGCTGGTGCAGGGCGCGGCGGTGGGCGCGGGCTTCGACCTGGCGGCCTCGTGTGACTTCCGCATCGGCACGCCGGACGCCGTCTTCCTCATGCCCCCGGCGCGCCTGGGCATCGTCTACTCGCCGGAGGGGTTGGCCCGGGCGGCGCGGCTGGTGGGCTTCTCCCGCGCCAAGCAGTTGTTCCTCACCGCCCGCAAGCTGGACGCGCGCGAGGCGCTCGCCTGGGGCCTCCTGGACGAGTGTCTGGAGCCCACCGACGCGGAGGCACGCGCGCTCGCGCTGTGCGCCACGCTGGCCGGCCATGCGCCGCTCGCGGTGTCGGGGATGAAGGAGTCCTTCGGCCGGCTGGCTCGCGCCCCGCTGGAGGACACGGACCTGGCGCGCCTGCGCGAGCTGCGCGCGGCGGCCTTCGGCAGCGAGGATGCGAAGGAGGGGCGGGCGGCCTTCCTGGAGAAGCGCCCGCCCCGCTTCACCGGCCGCTAG